The Serinus canaria isolate serCan28SL12 unplaced genomic scaffold, serCan2020 HiC_scaffold_273, whole genome shotgun sequence DNA segment acgggggggtttggggggtcctggggggatttggggggtcctggggggctTTTGGGGGCATTTGGGGCGGCCATTTCCTCTGTCACTGTGATCtggggggggcacaggggggggTTTGGGTGGGTCCTGGGGGGCTTTAGGGGAGATTTGGGGGCGGCCATTTCCTCTGTCACCGTGAtctgggggacacgggggggggtgggggggttctggggggatttggggggtcctggggggctTTTGGGGGCATTTGGGGTGGCCATTTCCTCCGTCACCGTGAtctgggggggcacaggggggttAGGGGGATCCTaggaggatttggggggtcctgggggatttggggggtcctggggggctttggggggatttggggcgGCCATTTCCTCTGTCATTGTGAtctgggggggcacaggggggaattggggggtctggggggcttaggaggggtttgggagagatttggggggtcctggggggttCCTGGAGGGcttttggggggatttgggggcgGCCATTTCCTCTGTCACTGTGATCTGGGGGGGGAacgggggggtttgggggggtctgggggggatttggggggtcctggggggattttgggggggtttctgggggggttttgggggatcctgaggggttttgggggggggggggatttgggggtcgCTGGAGGGACTTTGGGGGGTCCctaggggttttttggggggtccctgggggtttttgggggggattttggtGATCCCTGGAgagatttttggggggttttttgaggagtttttttgggggggattttggggggtccctggggggattttgggggtttttttgggggggtttttggggggtaCCTCGGTGCTGGCACGGGGGCTGGGGCGCTGCTGCAGGCGCTTGTGGAGCCCCTCGGAGCCAAAATCCAACTTGGGGCGtttgggggggtctgggggtggGGAAAGGGGGGGGGTCAGGGAGACCCCAGACCCAAAACTGCACCCCCAGGTCCAGAACTGCACCCCCAGACCCTTCCAGAACCCCCCAAGCCCATGAGAGATCCCCCCAAACTCCTCCAagaccccccaaatcccacccaacCCCTCCCCAAATTACCCCaatcccccccaaacccctcagagACCCCCCAAGACCTcccaaaccccccccaaaacccctcagttcccccccaaaccctccaggaCCCCCCCAAgacccccccaaatcccacccaacccctccccaaattaccccaaacccctcagagACTCCCTCCAGATCCCCtaaaccccccccaaaacccctccagGACCCCCCCAAATGACAccaaatccccccaaaccctcaaGAATCCCCCCAGTCCCATCCAGGACACCCCCAAGACGCCCCAAAACCTGCCCAGGACCCCCCAagaccccccaaatcccaccccaaCCCCTCCCCAAATACCCCAAAAACCCTCAGAGACTCCCCCCAGACCCCTaaagccccccaaaacccctccagGACCCCCCAAGCCTCCCCAAATGactccaaaccccacaaaacccctCAAGAATCCCACCCAGGAACCCCAAGACCAAACCACGACCCCTCAAGAccccccaaacctgcccaggacccccccaaatcccccaggacccccccaaGCCCACCAGAACCCCCCCAAAACGACCCCCCCAAATGACCCCAAACCTCACAAACCCCTCAAGAATCCCCCCCAGTCCCATCCAggaccccccaggaccccccaaacctgcccaggACCACCCCAAGAccccccaaacctgcccaggacccccccaaatccccccagacGCCCCCCCCCAAGCCCACCGTGGTGCTGCCCCATCCCGCAGAGCTCCTCGGACACCCTGAAGTGCAGCATCTCCGACATCCTCGGCTTCTCGGGCACCTGGGGGGGCAAAAACCGACCCCCAAACCCTCAGGGGGGTCCCCAAAATCCTGGGGAGGTGTCCCCAAAACCTCGGGGAGGGGTCACATCCCCCTAAAACCCCCCCtaaaacccccccaaacccagcccttaCCTGCCCGTTGCTGGGCTTGGCCATGGTCTTGCGAGCCCGGTGGATtttggggggctcgggggggtttgggggggggtccggggggttttgggggggctcagggggtggGGGGcgacccccaggaccccccccagccccggggagGCTGAGCAGGCGCAAGGCCAGGCTTTGGCCGGGGGGGGTTTTGCCACCCCCCGCCCCCGTCAGGGACATTTTGGCACGGCTGGGGGGGGGtaggggggtggggggagacCCCCCCCCACCTGAGCCCCCCAAAATCGGCCCCCCACGGCCTGGGGAGCCCGGCAGGGTCTTGGTGGCGTGGCctggggggaggaaaaaaggggagaccccccccccccaaattgAGCTAAAAGCCAAAATTTACAAACCCCCTCACCCAAAAACCTTCAGACCCCCCCCCAAAATGTTCAAAGACCCCTCCAAGGACCCCCAAAACCACTCTGAGATCCCCAAAAAGGATCCAGACCCCCCCAAAATGCCCCTAGACCCCCCCCCCAGGACCTCCAgaccccccaaaatcctcccaGACCCCCTCAAATCCCTTCCAggacccccagaccccccccaaaatgcccccaaacccccctAGACCCCCTTTAAAACTCCCCAGATCTTCCCCAGGacccccaaaacacccccagaccccccaaacccctctcaacccccccaaaatcctcctagacccccagacccccccaaaatccttccagatcccccccaaatcccctcaaatcccccagcccccccccaAAATGCCCTCAAACCtctccccaggacccccagacctccccaaaatcctcccAGACCCCCTAAaacacccccagaccccccccaAATACCCCCCCCTCACCTGGCAGCCCCTTGGTGCCGCTGCTGCCCCCGGGGGGGGTCCCTTGAGCCCCCTCCCCATCGCTGGGGCtgcccccccccagcccctcctcatcTGGGGGGGCCCCCCCGGCTGTGGGGGGGGTCCCACCGGAAGGGGGGGGGTCGCAGGGGGAGGGGCTGCCCGGGGGGAGTCctgggggagaggggcagaaaAGGGGGGTCAGGGGGGGATTGGGGGGATTTGAGGagattttgggggggttttgagggggtctggggggggTTGAGGGcatttggggaggggtctggggttcctggaggggctcaggggggtcttgggggggggggggttctGGGGGCATTTTGGGGAGGTCATGAGGGTCCTGGTGGGTCTGTGGGGGTTCTGAGGGcattttgggggggtttgggaaTCCTGGGGGGAGATGGGGGGGCTTTgagggggtctggggggggggggggtctaTGGGGAGTTCAGTGGGATCCTGAGAGGAATCCTGAGGGGGTCCTGAgggggatcctgagggggagatcctgagggggatcctgagggggaGATCCTGAGGGGGAGATCCTGAgggggatcctgagggggaGATCCTGAGGGGGATCCTGAGGGGGTCCTGAGGGGGAGATCCTGAgggggatcctgagggggatcctgagggggaGATCCTGAGGGGGATCCTGAGGGGGTCCTGAGGGGGAGATCCTGAGGGGGATCCTGAGGGGGTCCTGAGGGGGAGATCCTGAgggggatcctgagggggatcctgagggggaGATCCTGAGGGGGATCCTGAGGGGGTCCTGAGGgggggatcctgagggggaTCCTGAGGGGGGTCCTGAGGGGGAGATCCTGAgggggatcctgagggggatcctgagggggagatcctgagggggatcctgagggggaTCCTGAGGGGGGGATCCTGAGGGGGGGATCCTGAGGGGATCCTGAGGGGGGGATCCTGAGgggggatcctgagggggatcctgaggggagatcctgagggggatcctgagggggatcctgagggggggatcctgagggggatcctgagggggatcctgagggggggatcctgagggggaGATCCTGAGGGGAGATCCTGAGGGGAGATCCTGAGGGGGAGATCCTGAgggggatcctgagggggaGATCCTGACGGGGAGATCCTGAgggggatcctgagggggatcctgagggggatcctgagggggatcctgagggggggatcctgaggggggatcctgagggggaTCCTGAGGGGGGGATCCTGAGGGGATCCTGAGGGGGATCCTGAGGGGAGATCCTGAGGGGGGATCCTGAGGAGGGGATCCTGAgggggatcctgagggggagatcctgagggggatcctgagggggagatcctgagggggatcctgagggggaGATCCTGAGGGGGAGATCCTGAGGGGAGATCCTGAGGGGAGATCCTGAGGGGGAGATCCTGAGGGGGATCCTGAGGGGGGATCCTGAGGGGAGATCCTGAgggggatcctgagggggagatcctgagggggatcctgaggggggatcctgagggggatcctgagggggatcctgaggggggatcctgagggggaTCCTGAGGGGAGATCCTGAGgggggatcctgagggggagatcctgagggggatcctgagggggatcctgagggggggatcctgagggggaTCTGAGGGGAGATCCTGAgggggatcctgagggggatcctgagggggatcctgagggggatcctgagggggaGATCCTGAGGGGGATTCAGAGGGGGAGATCCTGAGGGGGATCCTGAGGGGGTCCTGAGGGGGAGATCCTGAgggggatcctgagggggatcctgagggggatcctgagggggaGATCCTGAGGGGGAGATCCTGAGGGGGGAGGATCCTGAGGGGGAGATCCTGAgggggatcctgagggggaGATCCTGAGGGGAGATCTGAgggggatcctgagggggatcctgagggggatcctgagggggatcctgagggggatcctgagggggagatcctgagggggatcctgagggggatcctgagggggatcctgagggggatcctgagggggaGATCCTGAGGGGGAGATCCTGAGGGGGAGATCCTGAgggggatcctgagggggagatcctgagggggatcctgagggggatcctgagggggatcctgagggggatcctgagggggaGATCCTGAGGGGTCTCAGGGGGATCCTCAGGGGGATTCAGGGGGGATCTCGGGGGATCCAAGGGAGGGATCAAAACTGGGGGAGGGGGTCACTCACCGGCCTCTCCCGCCGCCTCCACCACGAGGGTCCCGACGGGAGGGTCctgaggggaagggggaggggcAGAGCGCTCCGTGAGGGGAGCGCCCCTCCCCACAGCGGATCCCGCCCTTCCCCCCGCTCACAGACACCCCCTGgctccccaaaacccctcaaaaccctcaaaaaaacccaaaatcgCCTCAAAATGCCCCAAAAAGCGGCCCCGGTGTGGCCTCCCCTCAGACCTCGGCGCCTCCCGCCGCCTCCATCACCGCCGAGCGCGCCGCGCGCGGTGACGTCAGCACGCAGCGCGGAGGGGCGTGGCAATGCCTTATATGGGTAAAACCACGCCCACGGCGCAGCGCTTTGTCCTGCGGGCTTTGCTCCGCCCACTCTGTAAGCCACGCCCCTTGAGTTAAGCCACGCCTATTTCTATTTTTGgggaataaattaataaattctccaaaattaataaatcacTACAAATAAATCctcaaaagaaaagacaaaaaaattaaaaatgaaaaaaattaaattaataagacccctaaaaattaacaaattccCAAAAAATGAATCCCTAAAAATTAATAGATCCCAAATGTTAAATTAATTAATCACCCGAAATTAAATGGTTCccaaaaaatatataaatcccccaaaataaatttcaaaattccCAATAAATGGATAAATCCCACAAAATAAGCTCCCAACAATTGGAGAAtccacaaaattaaattaataagtcacccaaaattaaattaacccccaaaactgaaagaataaaccccaaaaaaagaaatgaaaaaaatctgtttgactttt contains these protein-coding regions:
- the LOC127061218 gene encoding histone-lysine N-methyltransferase EHMT2-like, encoding MAKPSNGQVPEKPRMSEMLHFRVSEELCGMGQHHDPPKRPKLDFGSEGLHKRLQQRPSPRASTEITVTEEMAAPPRDWDSEGGGGFSLFYDGFSVDGHGDSDSK